From a region of the Pontixanthobacter gangjinensis genome:
- a CDS encoding ubiquinol-cytochrome C chaperone family protein, translating into MSFLSRLFGTAPDPKEALRPLYSGVIRTARDPAWFRECGAADTVDGRFEMITNVTAMVMLRMEANPELLPSSARLTELFVEDMDGQLRETGLGDPTLGKKMGKMMEALGGRIGAYRDALTEGPGAMKDAVERNVTLADGTSPDAMAARLVNLHGALAALSDEQLLNGDLPA; encoded by the coding sequence ATGTCCTTCCTATCCCGACTGTTTGGCACCGCGCCCGACCCCAAAGAGGCGCTGCGGCCGCTTTATTCCGGCGTCATCCGCACAGCGCGCGACCCCGCTTGGTTCCGAGAATGCGGCGCGGCGGATACAGTCGATGGCCGGTTCGAGATGATCACCAACGTAACCGCGATGGTGATGTTGCGAATGGAGGCGAACCCCGAATTGCTACCTTCCTCCGCCCGGCTCACCGAATTATTTGTCGAAGATATGGACGGGCAATTGCGCGAAACCGGCCTGGGTGATCCGACACTCGGCAAGAAAATGGGCAAGATGATGGAGGCATTAGGCGGCCGGATTGGCGCATATCGGGACGCTCTGACTGAAGGGCCTGGCGCAATGAAGGACGCGGTCGAGCGCAATGTCACTTTGGCAGACGGAACTTCGCCAGACGCAATGGCCGCGCGGCTGGTCAATTTGCATGGCGCTCTCGCTGCGCTTTCCGACGAGCAATTGCTTAACGGAGACCTCCCCGCATGA
- a CDS encoding DUF2805 domain-containing protein translates to MALSDHVSFANIEREFGLSDSEVKGLMRASLKPSSYRTWRKRVRQFGDRREHYK, encoded by the coding sequence ATGGCGCTTAGCGACCATGTCAGCTTCGCCAATATCGAGCGGGAGTTTGGCTTGTCCGATAGTGAGGTAAAGGGTTTGATGCGGGCATCGCTCAAGCCTTCCAGCTATCGCACTTGGCGTAAACGTGTCCGGCAATTTGGTGACCGGCGCGAGCATTACAAATGA
- a CDS encoding M48 family metallopeptidase, translating to MDWMGRQNETPTISVSGRDIPIAIRRHQTAKRLVMRLAPDGSEVRVTMPRWGQSRDAVDFARTRIEWLARQLSGISDKTPPAHGEKIPFRGDTLTIDWDSNYPRKPVTDDGNLLVGGPQSGLPARIEKWLRAEGLELMESDLTQYCERADVIAPKIALSKAQRRWGSCSSSGTVRINWRLIMAPDHVRRSVVAHEVAHLVHFDHSPAFYRLLGDLFEGELSAADSWLKRQGRSLYRYFG from the coding sequence ATGGACTGGATGGGTCGCCAAAATGAAACGCCGACCATCAGCGTATCAGGCCGGGATATTCCCATTGCGATCCGGCGTCACCAAACTGCCAAACGACTTGTGATGCGGCTCGCGCCAGATGGCAGCGAAGTCCGGGTGACGATGCCTCGCTGGGGGCAATCGCGCGATGCAGTGGATTTTGCTCGGACCCGGATTGAATGGTTGGCGCGCCAATTGTCAGGAATTTCGGACAAAACACCGCCTGCCCACGGAGAGAAAATTCCCTTTCGCGGCGACACACTGACTATCGATTGGGACAGCAACTACCCGCGCAAACCGGTCACCGATGACGGCAATTTGCTGGTTGGCGGGCCGCAAAGCGGCCTTCCCGCCCGTATCGAGAAATGGCTTCGGGCAGAGGGGCTGGAGCTGATGGAAAGTGACCTTACCCAGTATTGTGAACGGGCGGACGTGATCGCTCCCAAAATAGCGTTATCCAAGGCGCAGCGGCGCTGGGGTAGCTGTTCCAGCAGCGGCACCGTTCGAATCAATTGGCGGCTGATTATGGCGCCTGACCACGTACGCCGGTCAGTCGTGGCGCATGAGGTCGCGCATCTTGTCCATTTCGACCATAGTCCGGCTTTTTATCGATTGCTTGGCGATTTGTTCGAGGGCGAATTAAGCGCGGCAGACAGTTGGCTGAAGCGGCAGGGCCGCTCGCTTTACCGTTATTTTGGATAG
- a CDS encoding COQ9 family protein — protein sequence MAPNSAIDPVDLTLDELRLALAPLIADAAIFDGWKDAAIVQAAADFGADPDVAKLAFPGGAMDMIGAWIAATDAKMAEALPAELLGAMPIRERIRSLVQFRLDAIAGQEEALKRATAIMAMPQNVAKSLKTGWHSADIMWRLAGDTATDYNHYTKRTILAGIYTATLAVFADDSSDDKARTKAFLGRRIEGVMKFEKTKAKWLNPNRETFSVSRFLGRLRYPSR from the coding sequence ATGGCCCCAAATTCCGCGATCGATCCGGTGGACCTGACCCTCGACGAGCTACGCTTGGCCTTGGCTCCGCTAATTGCTGACGCGGCGATTTTTGACGGCTGGAAAGATGCTGCCATTGTGCAAGCCGCAGCGGATTTTGGCGCTGATCCCGATGTGGCGAAGCTGGCATTTCCAGGTGGTGCGATGGATATGATCGGGGCTTGGATTGCAGCGACCGACGCGAAAATGGCGGAGGCCTTACCGGCAGAATTGCTCGGGGCCATGCCAATCCGCGAGAGGATCCGTAGCCTTGTCCAATTTCGTCTCGATGCAATTGCCGGTCAAGAGGAGGCACTAAAACGCGCCACCGCGATCATGGCCATGCCGCAGAATGTGGCAAAATCGCTGAAGACCGGATGGCACAGTGCGGACATCATGTGGCGGCTCGCTGGCGATACTGCGACCGATTACAACCATTATACGAAACGCACGATACTTGCAGGCATTTACACTGCAACTCTGGCGGTGTTCGCCGATGATAGCAGCGACGATAAGGCTAGGACAAAGGCATTTCTCGGTCGCCGTATCGAAGGTGTGATGAAGTTTGAGAAGACCAAGGCGAAATGGCTTAATCCTAATCGCGAGACCTTTAGCGTCTCTCGCTTTTTGGGGCGGCTGCGTTACCCCTCCCGCTGA
- the ssb gene encoding single-stranded DNA-binding protein yields the protein MAGSLNKVMLIGNLGADPEVRSFQNGGKVCNLRIATSETWKDKNTGERQEKTEWHTVAIFSEGLVNVAERFLRKGSKVYVEGQLQTRKWQDQSGNDRYSTEIVLRGFNGTLTMLDGPGGGQGGGQGGGGGQGGGNYGGGASGGGGYNQGGSSGGSGSGGSGGGSGGGSNYDDLDDDIPF from the coding sequence ATGGCTGGCAGCCTCAACAAAGTAATGCTCATCGGCAATCTGGGGGCTGACCCGGAAGTTCGCTCGTTCCAGAATGGCGGCAAGGTTTGTAATCTGCGGATTGCGACATCCGAAACCTGGAAAGACAAGAATACTGGTGAACGTCAGGAAAAGACCGAATGGCATACAGTCGCGATCTTCTCCGAAGGACTTGTCAATGTTGCCGAGCGTTTTCTGCGCAAGGGCAGCAAAGTCTATGTCGAAGGTCAATTGCAGACCCGCAAATGGCAGGATCAATCCGGCAATGATCGCTATTCGACCGAGATCGTCCTGCGCGGCTTCAATGGCACGCTGACGATGCTCGATGGTCCCGGCGGCGGTCAAGGAGGCGGCCAAGGAGGCGGAGGCGGCCAAGGTGGCGGTAATTACGGCGGCGGTGCCTCTGGCGGTGGTGGTTACAACCAAGGCGGTAGTTCTGGCGGTAGTGGGTCTGGTGGCTCGGGCGGCGGCTCCGGTGGGGGCTCCAACTATGACGATCTTGACGACGATATCCCGTTTTGA
- a CDS encoding SCO family protein: MNLNAMLHYIRSYFILIAATMMLAACDPAPSGEVGPSLDGVDLRGSAIGGDFLLTSNEGKPVRWADFTGQYRMVYFGFAYCPDICPTDVARSSAGLAIFEKSYPDLGAKIQPIFITVDPERDDVATIGEFVDNFHPRLIGLTGSQEAIDTALEAFKVTAIKMPETEAGNYDFEHSTFTYLFDPDGKPLGIIPTDKGPNGVVAELERWVR; encoded by the coding sequence ATGAACCTCAACGCTATGCTTCACTATATCCGTAGTTATTTCATTCTGATTGCCGCAACCATGATGCTGGCCGCATGCGATCCCGCTCCATCAGGCGAAGTTGGCCCTTCGCTCGATGGCGTCGATTTACGCGGCTCGGCGATTGGCGGCGACTTCCTGCTGACCTCCAACGAAGGCAAGCCAGTGCGCTGGGCTGATTTTACCGGACAATACCGCATGGTGTATTTCGGTTTTGCCTATTGTCCCGACATCTGTCCGACTGATGTTGCGCGGTCTTCAGCAGGTTTGGCTATATTTGAAAAGTCGTACCCTGACCTTGGTGCAAAGATTCAGCCGATTTTCATCACAGTCGATCCTGAACGAGACGACGTTGCCACTATCGGAGAATTTGTAGACAATTTCCATCCGAGGCTTATCGGATTAACCGGTTCCCAAGAGGCCATCGACACAGCACTTGAAGCGTTCAAGGTCACAGCAATCAAGATGCCAGAGACCGAGGCTGGCAATTATGATTTCGAACACAGCACTTTCACCTATTTATTTGATCCTGATGGCAAACCTTTAGGTATAATCCCAACCGATAAGGGGCCGAATGGGGTCGTCGCCGAACTTGAACGATGGGTTCGATGA
- a CDS encoding YceD family protein, with product MTAEFGESELTLLVKRRAISEEPYEIKANAEERAALAKRFGLSEVKSLKATLKLTPDGSTINADGTFSGHWIQPCAVAGEDFPVRLDEPLHFRFVQAREEVPDEEIELEADDLDTIDYDGEIFDLGEAVAQSLGLAIDPFATGPDADTARKETGILAEGEQDGPMAEMLAALKKS from the coding sequence ATGACTGCCGAATTTGGTGAAAGCGAGCTGACTCTACTGGTCAAACGCCGGGCGATTTCGGAGGAGCCTTACGAGATCAAGGCCAATGCGGAAGAACGCGCAGCCTTGGCCAAGCGGTTCGGTTTGAGCGAAGTCAAATCGCTCAAGGCAACACTAAAGCTGACCCCCGACGGCAGCACCATTAACGCCGATGGCACTTTCAGCGGACATTGGATTCAGCCCTGCGCGGTTGCGGGCGAGGATTTCCCTGTCCGCTTGGACGAGCCGCTCCACTTCCGCTTCGTTCAGGCCCGCGAGGAAGTGCCCGACGAGGAAATCGAGCTCGAAGCCGATGATCTGGACACGATTGATTATGATGGCGAGATTTTTGATCTGGGCGAAGCGGTCGCGCAAAGCCTAGGCCTCGCGATCGATCCCTTCGCCACCGGCCCCGATGCTGACACAGCGCGCAAGGAAACAGGGATACTTGCCGAGGGCGAGCAAGACGGGCCGATGGCCGAAATGCTGGCGGCGCTGAAGAAGAGTTGA
- the feoB gene encoding ferrous iron transporter B, which yields MSKGAGKLMRAALLGNPNAGKSALFNALTGARQKIANYPGVTVERKAGRIELPSGDSVELIDLPGSYSFDTTSPDEEVTRKVVMGEFPGEARPDVLILVLDAANLEQHLVFAQEVIELGLPTVVALNMVDLAERDGLTLDPAALSSALGVPVVPTVAVRRRGLSELITAIDAAEHRAEDIGHAEPRPHITLPERRLAASNIAKAGILSESTERRLHTRLDSVLLHPWIGPPILFALLFIIFQAVFAWATPFADALDTGAGMLSEFVTATLPEGFVRDLLTEGLIAGVGSVIVFLPQIVILFAFILLMESTGYMARAAFVMDRLMAMVGLSGRSFIPLLSSFACAIPGIMATRSIADPKDRLTTILIAPLMTCSARLPVYAVVIAAVIPETSVGPGIGLQGLVLFTLYVLGIVGAMAVALILRSTVTKGAASGFIMELPRYQLPRLQDLLIGLWQRAWVFLRRAGTIIFAATVVLWLLLTFPKAEIGESQLDASFAGQISAAIQPAFDPIGFNQEMTLALVPAMAAREVAVASLATTYAVDSEDDAETEEALREQIAARWSLPTALAFLAWFVFAPQCISTIAVARRETNGWKWPIVMLAYLFGLAYIFAGATYWIAVWIGL from the coding sequence ATGAGCAAGGGCGCTGGCAAATTGATGCGGGCTGCACTGCTCGGTAATCCCAATGCTGGTAAAAGCGCGCTGTTCAATGCTCTGACTGGTGCGCGGCAGAAAATCGCCAATTATCCCGGCGTAACGGTCGAGCGCAAAGCGGGACGGATCGAATTGCCATCGGGCGATTCTGTGGAGCTGATCGATCTCCCCGGCAGTTATTCCTTCGACACGACCAGCCCCGACGAAGAAGTCACGCGTAAAGTTGTGATGGGCGAATTTCCGGGCGAAGCGCGTCCTGATGTGCTGATCCTGGTACTCGATGCTGCCAATCTCGAGCAGCATCTTGTGTTTGCGCAGGAAGTGATTGAGCTGGGCCTGCCGACCGTAGTTGCGCTCAACATGGTTGATCTGGCCGAGCGGGACGGGCTGACGCTCGACCCGGCGGCATTGTCGAGTGCGCTGGGCGTTCCGGTTGTTCCGACTGTGGCCGTGCGCCGCCGCGGCCTGAGCGAACTTATCACCGCGATTGATGCCGCCGAGCACCGCGCCGAGGATATCGGCCACGCAGAGCCGCGACCGCACATCACTTTGCCGGAGCGCCGATTGGCGGCCAGTAACATCGCGAAGGCTGGCATATTATCGGAATCGACCGAACGCCGCTTGCATACGCGGCTTGATTCAGTGTTGCTCCATCCATGGATCGGCCCGCCAATCCTGTTTGCGTTACTGTTCATCATATTCCAAGCTGTGTTCGCATGGGCGACGCCATTTGCCGACGCACTGGATACCGGCGCAGGGATGCTGTCCGAGTTTGTGACAGCGACTTTGCCCGAGGGGTTTGTCCGCGATTTGCTGACCGAGGGGCTGATTGCCGGCGTCGGATCAGTGATTGTTTTCCTGCCTCAAATCGTCATTTTGTTTGCTTTCATTTTGCTGATGGAATCGACCGGATATATGGCGCGTGCCGCCTTTGTGATGGACCGTTTGATGGCGATGGTAGGACTGTCGGGCCGCAGTTTTATTCCGCTACTGTCGAGCTTCGCTTGCGCCATTCCAGGCATTATGGCGACGCGAAGTATTGCCGACCCGAAAGACCGCCTGACCACTATTCTGATCGCGCCACTGATGACCTGCTCGGCGCGTTTGCCGGTCTATGCAGTGGTTATCGCTGCGGTCATTCCGGAAACAAGCGTTGGTCCGGGAATTGGGCTGCAGGGTCTGGTGCTGTTTACACTATACGTGCTCGGCATCGTCGGTGCGATGGCGGTCGCGCTGATCCTGCGCAGCACAGTTACCAAAGGTGCTGCGAGCGGCTTCATTATGGAGCTCCCGCGCTATCAATTGCCGCGTTTGCAGGATTTGCTGATCGGTCTGTGGCAGCGTGCCTGGGTATTCCTGCGCCGCGCGGGGACGATCATTTTTGCAGCAACGGTAGTTCTGTGGTTGCTGCTGACTTTCCCCAAGGCGGAGATTGGCGAGAGCCAGCTTGATGCGTCATTCGCCGGGCAAATATCTGCGGCAATCCAGCCCGCATTCGACCCGATTGGCTTCAATCAGGAGATGACACTGGCGTTGGTGCCCGCAATGGCCGCGCGCGAAGTTGCTGTGGCTTCGCTCGCCACTACCTATGCGGTCGATTCAGAGGATGATGCGGAGACCGAAGAGGCGTTGCGCGAACAAATCGCCGCGCGCTGGAGCCTGCCAACCGCACTGGCTTTTCTTGCGTGGTTTGTGTTCGCGCCGCAGTGCATTTCAACCATCGCAGTTGCCCGCCGCGAGACGAACGGGTGGAAATGGCCGATAGTGATGTTGGCCTACCTGTTCGGGCTCGCGTATATTTTTGCAGGCGCAACCTATTGGATTGCGGTCTGGATCGGGCTGTAA
- a CDS encoding outer membrane protein assembly factor BamE → MRKGKMIGAGLVLAAALTAGGCSSIRESRGYIADQTLISSVQPGIDNQTSVTATLGRPTFTSQFGEPVWYYVSSVTGRKPFVRPRIREHAVLAVKFDAAGNVVSADRTGLDQVAFLSPDGDKTPTLGRERGFFEDLFGNIGTVGAPGAGAPGG, encoded by the coding sequence ATGCGTAAGGGCAAAATGATCGGTGCAGGGCTGGTATTGGCAGCGGCGCTGACCGCTGGCGGTTGTTCGTCAATCCGCGAAAGCCGCGGCTATATTGCCGATCAGACGCTAATCAGCTCGGTCCAGCCCGGCATCGACAACCAGACATCGGTTACCGCGACTTTGGGCCGCCCGACATTTACCAGTCAATTTGGTGAGCCCGTCTGGTATTATGTGTCCAGCGTAACCGGTCGCAAGCCGTTTGTGCGCCCTAGAATTCGTGAACATGCGGTGCTGGCGGTCAAATTCGATGCAGCAGGCAATGTCGTTTCGGCAGACCGGACGGGCCTCGATCAGGTCGCGTTCTTGTCTCCAGATGGTGACAAGACACCGACCTTGGGCCGCGAACGGGGCTTCTTTGAAGATTTGTTCGGCAATATCGGCACTGTAGGTGCGCCGGGTGCCGGCGCTCCCGGGGGTTAA
- a CDS encoding ankyrin repeat domain-containing protein, with amino-acid sequence MATAVFRKFFAFIALVVPMGAAALTAVPAAAQFQSDGYKFLEAVKENEGDIVTEALKEPGSVVVNTRDITTGETALHIVAKRRDTQWVKFLTAYGANPNIADRNGLTPLQIVATLGAVDAAEALIDAGAIIDKTNSSGETPLITAIHRKDVAMARLLLSKGASADRSDNSGRTGRDYIALQTGNSLMLNELKKADEARANAGPTQTYGPQF; translated from the coding sequence ATGGCCACTGCCGTTTTCCGCAAATTTTTCGCTTTTATCGCATTGGTAGTGCCTATGGGTGCAGCCGCGTTGACCGCAGTTCCGGCTGCGGCCCAATTTCAATCGGACGGCTATAAATTCCTGGAAGCCGTGAAAGAGAATGAAGGCGACATTGTCACCGAAGCCTTGAAAGAACCCGGCAGCGTTGTGGTAAATACGCGCGATATTACCACCGGTGAAACCGCGCTGCATATTGTTGCGAAACGGCGCGATACACAGTGGGTCAAATTCCTTACCGCCTATGGCGCAAATCCCAATATCGCGGACCGCAATGGCCTTACCCCCCTACAAATCGTTGCCACCTTGGGCGCGGTCGATGCGGCAGAGGCGTTGATTGATGCGGGTGCAATAATCGACAAGACCAATTCTTCGGGCGAAACACCTCTGATCACAGCGATCCACCGTAAAGATGTGGCAATGGCGCGCTTACTCCTGTCCAAAGGGGCTTCTGCAGACCGGAGCGACAATTCCGGCCGTACCGGTCGTGACTATATCGCTTTGCAAACGGGCAATAGTTTGATGCTTAATGAATTAAAGAAGGCGGATGAAGCGCGCGCCAACGCTGGCCCTACGCAGACTTATGGGCCACAATTCTGA
- a CDS encoding FeoA family protein, whose protein sequence is MTLDSIPRGKRAQIIAVNWEALAPDEGKRLRSLGLDAGARVAIAHKGVFGTNDPIAVMIGRMTIAVRKIHAQAMEVEAL, encoded by the coding sequence ATGACGCTCGACTCCATCCCGCGCGGTAAGCGCGCCCAGATCATTGCGGTTAATTGGGAGGCACTCGCTCCTGATGAAGGCAAAAGATTGCGCTCACTTGGCCTTGATGCGGGTGCAAGAGTGGCAATTGCACATAAGGGCGTATTCGGCACCAATGACCCGATTGCGGTGATGATTGGCCGTATGACGATAGCGGTGCGAAAAATCCACGCGCAGGCGATGGAAGTCGAAGCATTATGA
- the ribD gene encoding bifunctional diaminohydroxyphosphoribosylaminopyrimidine deaminase/5-amino-6-(5-phosphoribosylamino)uracil reductase RibD translates to MSIPPSDADWLAAAARLGLRGRPVSRPNPSVGAIIVKDGIVIAHGHTQAGGRPHAEAMALAQAGEAAIGATLYCSLEPCAHRSDRGPACSQLIGSSGITRVVYGLADPDSRTNGEGQSILRDAGIKAELTDCAACKTSLSGYLMRKTKGRPHVTIKLAMSLDGFLARPDGESQWITGANARAHVHSRRAMADAILVGGGTWRADKPRLDVRLPGLESRSPQRILLSRGIAPDGVKVINHPAQISALDGVQYLYVEGGAQTAASFLKKGLADRIEIYRAPIFLGSGITALGDYGLTSLAEAHEYWQLTERRMLGTDTYEAYDRSEASFNSGN, encoded by the coding sequence CTGTCAATTCCGCCGAGTGATGCCGATTGGCTGGCTGCGGCAGCGCGGCTGGGGCTGCGCGGCAGGCCGGTCAGCCGCCCCAACCCGTCTGTTGGCGCCATAATCGTCAAAGATGGCATCGTAATCGCTCACGGCCACACGCAAGCAGGCGGACGCCCCCACGCTGAAGCAATGGCGCTGGCACAAGCAGGCGAAGCCGCCATAGGCGCCACGCTTTATTGCAGCCTTGAACCGTGCGCCCATCGATCCGACCGTGGCCCGGCTTGCAGTCAGTTAATTGGCAGTTCCGGCATAACGCGGGTCGTTTACGGGCTCGCAGACCCAGATTCCCGCACCAATGGGGAGGGTCAAAGCATATTGCGCGATGCAGGCATCAAAGCCGAATTGACAGACTGCGCCGCATGCAAAACCAGCCTTTCGGGATACCTCATGCGCAAGACCAAAGGTCGTCCTCATGTAACCATCAAGCTCGCGATGTCGCTCGACGGGTTTCTTGCGCGGCCAGATGGCGAAAGCCAATGGATCACTGGCGCAAATGCTCGTGCACATGTCCACTCACGGCGTGCGATGGCCGATGCAATATTGGTTGGCGGTGGAACTTGGCGCGCAGACAAGCCGCGCCTCGATGTGCGGTTGCCTGGGCTGGAAAGTCGCAGCCCGCAGCGCATACTTCTTTCACGCGGGATCGCGCCAGATGGCGTCAAAGTGATCAACCATCCGGCACAGATATCAGCACTGGATGGCGTACAATATCTCTATGTCGAAGGCGGCGCGCAAACGGCCGCGTCATTCTTGAAAAAAGGCCTTGCCGACCGGATCGAAATCTACCGCGCTCCGATTTTTCTGGGCAGCGGCATAACCGCATTGGGCGATTACGGTCTGACGAGCCTGGCCGAGGCGCATGAATACTGGCAGCTGACAGAACGCCGGATGCTTGGCACCGATACTTACGAAGCCTATGACCGCAGCGAAGCCTCCTTTAATTCAGGAAATTAG
- a CDS encoding YcgN family cysteine cluster protein, with translation MGSMRERFWELPIGDLDRQEWEALCDGCGRCCLHKIEDEDTGAIEDTNVACKLLDPQTARCTDYRNRKAFVPDCMRLTLKIVEKVAWLPATCAYRLRADGEPLKDWHYLISGDHEAVKEAGVSVAKRVISEVDAGPLEHHIVEWPNSDANWDQDHGWDQI, from the coding sequence ATGGGTTCGATGAGAGAGCGTTTCTGGGAACTTCCGATCGGCGATCTCGACCGGCAAGAATGGGAAGCGCTGTGCGATGGCTGTGGCCGCTGTTGTCTGCACAAAATCGAAGATGAAGATACCGGCGCGATCGAGGATACCAACGTCGCCTGCAAATTGCTCGATCCGCAAACCGCGCGCTGCACCGATTACCGCAACCGTAAGGCTTTCGTGCCCGATTGTATGCGGCTGACCCTGAAAATTGTCGAAAAGGTGGCATGGCTACCTGCAACCTGTGCATATCGGCTGCGCGCCGATGGCGAACCGCTAAAGGATTGGCATTATCTGATTTCCGGCGATCATGAGGCGGTCAAGGAAGCCGGAGTTTCGGTCGCCAAGCGAGTGATCAGCGAAGTCGACGCAGGTCCGCTAGAACATCACATAGTCGAATGGCCGAATAGTGATGCGAATTGGGATCAGGACCACGGCTGGGATCAAATCTGA
- a CDS encoding riboflavin synthase, translating into MFTGIVTAIGTVESSEPQGDLRVRIACPYDPAEIAIGASIACSGACMTVVERGGAKGDAWFAVDVSGESASKTATGMWNAGAKLNLETALRLGDELGGHIVTGHVDAVGRVDSVEPAAGSHKVTIRAPRDLAAFIAPKGSITVQGVSLTVNDVTDNADGSCSFTLNIIPHTWDVTTLGDLGAGSEVNLEIDVLARYLKRMESLRA; encoded by the coding sequence ATGTTCACCGGAATTGTAACCGCCATCGGCACAGTCGAATCGAGCGAACCGCAGGGCGATCTGCGCGTGCGGATCGCCTGCCCCTATGACCCCGCAGAGATCGCTATCGGTGCATCAATTGCCTGTTCGGGCGCATGCATGACTGTCGTGGAACGCGGCGGGGCCAAGGGCGATGCATGGTTTGCAGTAGATGTTTCAGGCGAAAGCGCCTCCAAAACCGCGACCGGAATGTGGAATGCAGGTGCGAAGCTGAACCTCGAAACCGCGCTCAGGCTTGGCGATGAGCTTGGCGGTCATATCGTGACCGGCCATGTCGATGCGGTAGGCCGAGTGGACAGCGTAGAGCCAGCCGCCGGATCGCACAAAGTCACAATCCGCGCCCCGCGTGATCTTGCCGCCTTCATTGCGCCCAAGGGGTCAATCACGGTGCAAGGCGTCTCGCTGACAGTGAATGACGTGACCGACAATGCCGATGGATCATGCAGCTTCACGCTCAACATAATTCCGCATACGTGGGACGTGACCACGCTTGGCGATCTGGGCGCAGGTAGCGAAGTCAATCTGGAGATCGACGTGCTCGCGCGCTATCTCAAGCGGATGGAGAGTTTACGAGCGTGA